A region of Lagenorhynchus albirostris chromosome 20, mLagAlb1.1, whole genome shotgun sequence DNA encodes the following proteins:
- the COPRS gene encoding coordinator of PRMT5 and differentiation stimulator has product MDSQIAGAPALGAAEPPPGLPVLSTREAPPRLGAAFAPAGRSGQERETEKAADRLASGAQSIPHDSPAHGEGSHCEEEGFAVDDEDSDGEPNPWELSEGVSGCPPREQAADLFNEDWDLELKEDLGNPYDADDIQGCLSQEVRPWVCCAPQGDMIYDPSWHHPPPLIPHYSKMVFETGQFDDAED; this is encoded by the exons ATGGACTCTCAGATCGCCGGGGCCCCGGCGCTGGGGGCGGCGGAGCCGCCGCCGGGTCTGCCGGTGCTGAGCACGCGGGAGGCGCCCCCCCGCTTGGGG GCTGCCTTTGCCCCAGCTGGCCGCTCCGGTCAGGAGAGAGAGACCGAGAAGGCTGCGGATCGACTAG CCAGCGGAGCACAGAGCATCCCTCATGATAGTCCTGCCCACGGTGAGGGCAGCCATTGTGAAGAGGAAGGCTTTGCTGTGGATGACGAGGATTCCGATGGGGAACCGAACCCCTGGGAGCTGTCAGAAGGGGTGTCCGGCTGTCCACCCAGGGAACAGGCTGCTGATCTTTTTAACGAGGACTGGGACTTGGAGTTGAAAGAAGATCTAGGGAATCCATATG ATGCTGACGACATCCAGGGCTGCCTTTCTCAAGAGGTCAGACCCTGGGTGTGCTGTGCCCCGCAAGGAGACATGATCTATGACCCCAGTTGGCACCATCCACCTCCACTGATACCCCATTATTCCAAGATGGTCTTTGAAACGGGACAGTTTGATGATGCCGAAGACTGA